A single window of Sphingobacteriales bacterium DNA harbors:
- the murB gene encoding UDP-N-acetylmuramate dehydrogenase, producing MLAIQKNIQLQPYNTFGINAIASNFIEVCDIDTLKEIILNYKQNYDQLFILGGGSNILFTKDVEGLTIKNNIKGINIVHVNETEIELEVKSGTIWHDLVTYAVNNGYQGIENLALIPGTVGAAPMQNIGAYGVEICDVLTSVHAIDLSDGKSKIFNNKDCKFGYRESIFKNIEKNKYFIYSINILLKKKDYNINIEYGDIKNILLKNGITDIAIKDIYNAVIEIRSSKLPNPKELGNAGSFFKNPEIDNTLLQKLLLQYPNMPHYLLENGNYKIPAAWLIEQSDFKGKIVGNTGNHSKQALVIVNYGNASGDEILNHAYHVINIVLDKFKIQLSPEVNIL from the coding sequence TGCTATCGCTTCTAATTTTATTGAAGTTTGTGATATTGATACATTAAAAGAAATTATCTTAAACTATAAACAAAATTATGATCAACTTTTTATTTTAGGTGGTGGTAGCAATATATTATTTACAAAAGATGTAGAAGGTCTTACCATAAAAAACAATATAAAAGGAATTAATATTGTACATGTGAATGAAACTGAAATTGAATTAGAAGTAAAATCAGGAACTATTTGGCATGATTTAGTAACTTATGCAGTAAACAATGGATACCAAGGAATAGAGAACTTAGCATTGATTCCAGGAACAGTAGGAGCGGCGCCTATGCAAAATATTGGTGCGTATGGTGTTGAAATTTGTGATGTACTTACAAGTGTACATGCAATAGATTTATCAGATGGCAAAAGTAAAATATTCAACAATAAAGATTGCAAATTTGGATATAGAGAAAGTATTTTCAAAAATATTGAAAAGAATAAATATTTTATATATTCAATAAACATACTATTAAAAAAGAAAGATTACAACATAAATATTGAATATGGTGATATAAAAAATATATTGCTAAAAAATGGAATAACTGATATTGCAATCAAAGATATATATAATGCTGTGATTGAAATAAGAAGTAGCAAACTGCCCAATCCAAAGGAACTTGGCAATGCTGGAAGTTTTTTTAAAAATCCAGAAATAGATAATACTTTATTGCAAAAATTATTATTACAATATCCAAATATGCCTCACTATCTTTTAGAAAATGGAAATTATAAAATTCCTGCTGCTTGGCTTATTGAGCAAAGTGATTTTAAAGGAAAAATTGTTGGAAATACAGGCAATCATTCTAAACAAGCTTTGGTAATTGTAAATTATGGTAATGCAAGTGGTGATGAAATTTTAAATCATGCATATCATGTTATCAATATTGTATTGGATAAATTTAAAATACAACTATCACCTGAAGTAAATATATTGTAA